A segment of the Bacteroidia bacterium genome:
CGTTTAAGTGCATCTAAAATATAATGGACTTGCGTAGTAGCCGTAAAAATATGATTACCCAATAAGCTTTCTATCCTTCGTAGTCTATGGATAGACTCATCAAAAATTTTGACATTAGCCCCTAGTCCCAAAGCAGCTCTTGCGGCAAATTCTCCTACTGTACCTGCTCCAAAAATAACTACGTTTGCTCTTGGTACGCCTGTAATCCCCCCTAGCAGTACTCCCAATCCATGCTCATACTTATTACTCAAATACTCAGACGCTATCATAATAGAAGTGTATCCTGCTATTTCCCCCATCATGCGTACAATGGGATATTCGCCTTCCTCATCTTGTAAAAGCTCATAGCCAATAGCTGTGATGCCTTTTTGCATCATTATTTTGAGAATGTCAGGTTTAAGTGTCCCTAAATGAATTGCAGATAATATGGTTTGACGAGATTTTAGCAAATTAACTTCTTCTACTGTTAGAGGTGCTAGCTTGAGAACAATATCTGCTTTTTGATACACTTCTTGATGTGAAAAGCAAAGTCTTGCTCCTCGTTCAGTGTATTCTCTATCACTAAAATGGGAATACTTTCCTGCACCACTTTCAACATATACCTCATAGCCATTATTTACTAAAATACCTACCGATTCAGGTGAAAGAATAACTCTTCGCTCTTGCGGTGCAATTTCTTTCGGAATACCTATTCGTATAGTTTCTGCCTTTTTTTCTAAAACTGCTAAGCTCTCCTGTGGATATGCATAAAATAGTTCACTAACTTTGCTAAAAGATGATTTTTGACTCATATTTTAGTTCTCTTTGGGTTGAAAAATATTGTCTTTAGCCCAAGCATGTACACTTTCTGTTCCACCTGTAATGGCAGCAGCCATCATATCGGGAAA
Coding sequences within it:
- a CDS encoding alanine dehydrogenase translates to MSQKSSFSKVSELFYAYPQESLAVLEKKAETIRIGIPKEIAPQERRVILSPESVGILVNNGYEVYVESGAGKYSHFSDREYTERGARLCFSHQEVYQKADIVLKLAPLTVEEVNLLKSRQTILSAIHLGTLKPDILKIMMQKGITAIGYELLQDEEGEYPIVRMMGEIAGYTSIMIASEYLSNKYEHGLGVLLGGITGVPRANVVIFGAGTVGEFAARAALGLGANVKIFDESIHRLRRIESLLGNHIFTATTQVHYILDALKRADVAIGAIGRFQRKNRGFLIMEDWVSQMPQGSVIIDVSIDQGGCFETSYVTTHDNPTFVKHGVIHFCVPNIPSRVARTATYALSNVITPLILRIGDAGGLKNFIWQEEWIRSSVYVYQGILTNEIIARKMGMSYKDIDLLVASSHI